Proteins encoded by one window of Cannabis sativa cultivar Pink pepper isolate KNU-18-1 chromosome 4, ASM2916894v1, whole genome shotgun sequence:
- the LOC133036991 gene encoding uncharacterized protein LOC133036991: MNTMIRKNYTYNGETSLQTRQLLPTRTEYATKMADYVIEQTQKSMEESSEENQIILNPQVAEIHIGQVFANKETLQQAVSLHSIRYNQPFKVKRSSKLDYKLVCIDDNCNWTFLASKHGKTDMFIIRKIEHTHTCSLDITSGDHPQATSNLVGKVIKNKFVNPKRDYTPTEIVDDMADDYSVSISYQKAWRAREKAIVDARRCPQESYSEIPSILYMMQISNPGTITDLVTDEDNKFKYLYFAVGASIKGWQHCTLIIVTDGTFLTNQHGGTLLIASAQNANRHIFPLAFAVVDSENDSSWEWFLHKIKETYGEREGQCIVSDRHESILKAVKETFPDIMHGVCCYHLMKNIKMKFKKGGDELKIAFNSASKAYNIEDFEKSMQDLDNIDENKRLLGEWNWCRKVDKTIWHEQEIQNNDIKYCRISQCSLESSKRPTHRNSTRMPTFIGAKMVETANLLVYQVHDNNRSHIVNLENKTCSCQRFEYDEMPCSHAMAVLSKRNMSCYKYRSYYYTKEAFMTTYEDSILPLGEATSWNIPDLIRNIVVLPPKHKRAAGRPKKQRYKNGLEAKAQVVCGQCRQRGHNKRSCKNDPVLKPPRKRKRS; encoded by the exons ATGAACACAATGATACGAAAGAACTATACCTACAATGGGGAAACTAGTTTACAAACAAGGCAACTGCTACCAACAAGAACAGAATATGCAACAAAGATGGCAGATTATGTGATTGAACAAACTCAAAAATCGATGGAAGAAAGCTCCGaagaaaatcaaataattttaaatcctCAAGTTGCTGAAATACACATTGGCCAAGTTTTTGCAAACAAGGAAACCCTCCAACAAGCAGTAAGCCTTCACTCAATAAGATACAATCAACCTTTCAAGGTAAAAAGATCATCAAAACTAGACTATAAACTAGTCTGTATTGATGATAACTGCAACTGGACATTCTTAGCATCAAAACATGGAAAGACTGACATGTTTATCATAAGAAAAATAGAGCATACTCATACATGTTCATTGGACATCACTTCTGGAGACCATCCTCAAGCTACAAGCAACCTGGTTGGAAAGGTTATAAAAAACAAGTTTGTAAACCCAAAAAGAGATTACACTCCAACAGAAATTGTGGATGACATGGCAGATGATTACAGTGTCTCTATATCTTACCAAAAAGCATGGAGAGCTAGAGAAAAGGCAATTGTGGATGCTCGTCGCTGCCCACAAGAATCATACAGTGAGATACCATCAATTTTATACATGATGCAAATATCAAACCCAG GAACAATCACAGACCTAGTAACAGATgaagataacaaattcaaataTCTATACTTTGCAGTAGGTGCTTCAATAAAAGGTTGGCAACACTGTACACTAATAATAGTCACAGATGGAACCTTTTTGACAAACCAACATGGAGGCACTTTGTTGATAGCAAGTGCACAAAATGCAAATAGACATATATTCCCACTTGCATTTGCAGTAGTAGATTCCGAAAATGACAGCTCTTGGGAATGGTTTCTtcacaaaataaaggaaacttatGGCGAAAGAGAAGGTCAATGCATCGTATCAGATAGACATGAGAGTATACTAAAAGCAGTAAAAGAGACCTTTCCAGATATAATGCATGGGGTATGTTGTTACCATTTGATgaagaatataaaaatgaaattcaaaaaaggAGGTGATGAGCTCAAGATTGCATTTAATAGTGCATCTAAAGCTTACAACATAGAAGATTTTGAAAAGAGCATGCAAGACTTGGACAATATAGATGAGAATAAGAGATTACTTGGTGAATGGAATTGGTGTCGAAAAGTGGACAAGACTATATGGCATGAACAGGAGATACAAAACAATGACATCAAATATTGTCGAATCAGTCAATGCAGCCTTGAAAGCAGTAAGAGACCTACCCATCGCAACTCTACTAGAATGCCTACATTCATTGGTGCAAAGATG GTTGAAACAGCAAACCTTCTGGTATACCAAGTACACGACAACAACAGATCTCACATAGTAAACTTGGAGAATAAAACATGCAGCTGCCAACGATTTGAATATGATGAAATGCCTTGCTCTCATGCAATGGCTGTACTAAGCAAAAGGAACATGTCTTGCTACAAATATCGCTCATACTACTACACGAAAGAAGCTTTTATGACAACATATGAAGACAGTATACTCCCATTAGGTGAGGCAACATCATGGAATATACCAGATTTAATAAGAAATATTGTAGTCCTCCCACCTAAACATAAGAGAGCTGCCGGAAGACCAAAGAAACAACGATACAAAAATGGACTTGAAGCAAAAGCACAAGTGGTATGCGGTCAATGTCGCCAAAGAGGACACAACAAAAGATCATGTAAAAATGACCCAGTACTAAAACcaccaagaaaaagaaaaagatcatAA
- the LOC115714823 gene encoding uncharacterized protein LOC115714823 isoform X2, whose translation MGHNKPRRFNGQNSHRGEGSRNRNQLPLEQEFPQSDQAIEEEPSGPKIQLAMWDFGQCDSKKCTGRKLSRFGLIKELRVNSGFGGIVLSPVGTQCVSREDYSLIHRKGLAVVDCSWARLDDVPFVKLRCSAPRLLPWLVAANPINYGRPCQLSCVEALSAALIICGEEETANLLLGKFKWGHAFLSLNRELLKAYSECENSAAIISVQNTWLSQQREAPKALAEVKGTGENKSSRTEVEGSSDSEDGLPPLERNMNHLNFEDTDEESD comes from the exons ATGGGTCACAACAAGCCAAGACGATTCAATGGTCAAAATTCTCATCGTGGAGAAGGCAGTCGGAACCGTAATCAACTTCCACT TGAACAAGAGTTCCCACAGTCCGATCAAG CCATTGAAGAAGAGCCATCCGGTCCCAAAATCCAACTTGCGATGTGG GATTTTGGGCAATGTGATTCAAAAAAATGCACAGGACGCAAGCTTTCAAGATTTGGCTTAATAAAA GAGTTACGTGTGAATAGTGGATTTGGAGGCATTGTTTTAAG TCCAGTTGGAACACAGTGTGTCTCAAGAGAAGATTATAGTTTAATCCATAGAAAAGGACTAGCTGTTGTGGATTGCTCATGGGCACGCTTGGATGATGTACCATTTGTGAAGCTGCGTTGCAGTGCACCTCGCCTAT TGCCATGGCTAGTAGCAGCAAATCCTATAAATTATGGGCGACCATGTCAGCTGTCTTGTGTGGAGGCATTATCAGCAGCTTTAATCATATG TGGGGAAGAAGAAACGGCAAATTTGCTTCTTGGAAAATTTAAATGGGGTCATGCTTTCCTGTCCCTCAACCG GGAACTTCTAAAGGCATATTCTGAATGTGAAAACAGTGCTGCTATTATTTCAGTTCAGAATACATGGCTTTCACAACAAAGGGAGGCCCCTAAGGCTCTGGCAGAAGTAAAAG GTACAGGAGAAAACAAGTCATCAAGGACTGAGGTGGAGGGGTCTTCTGATTCTGAGGATGGTCTTCCCCCACTCGAAAGGAATATGAATCATTTGAACTTTGAGGATACTGACGAAGAAAGTGATTGA
- the LOC115714823 gene encoding uncharacterized protein LOC115714823 isoform X1 encodes MGHNKPRRFNGQNSHRGEGSRNRNQLPLEQEFPQSDQAIEEEPSGPKIQLAMWDFGQCDSKKCTGRKLSRFGLIKELRVNSGFGGIVLSPVGTQCVSREDYSLIHRKGLAVVDCSWARLDDVPFVKLRCSAPRLLPWLVAANPINYGRPCQLSCVEALSAALIICGEEETANLLLGKFKWGHAFLSLNRELLKAYSECENSAAIISVQNTWLSQQREAPKALAEVKVGTGENKSSRTEVEGSSDSEDGLPPLERNMNHLNFEDTDEESD; translated from the exons ATGGGTCACAACAAGCCAAGACGATTCAATGGTCAAAATTCTCATCGTGGAGAAGGCAGTCGGAACCGTAATCAACTTCCACT TGAACAAGAGTTCCCACAGTCCGATCAAG CCATTGAAGAAGAGCCATCCGGTCCCAAAATCCAACTTGCGATGTGG GATTTTGGGCAATGTGATTCAAAAAAATGCACAGGACGCAAGCTTTCAAGATTTGGCTTAATAAAA GAGTTACGTGTGAATAGTGGATTTGGAGGCATTGTTTTAAG TCCAGTTGGAACACAGTGTGTCTCAAGAGAAGATTATAGTTTAATCCATAGAAAAGGACTAGCTGTTGTGGATTGCTCATGGGCACGCTTGGATGATGTACCATTTGTGAAGCTGCGTTGCAGTGCACCTCGCCTAT TGCCATGGCTAGTAGCAGCAAATCCTATAAATTATGGGCGACCATGTCAGCTGTCTTGTGTGGAGGCATTATCAGCAGCTTTAATCATATG TGGGGAAGAAGAAACGGCAAATTTGCTTCTTGGAAAATTTAAATGGGGTCATGCTTTCCTGTCCCTCAACCG GGAACTTCTAAAGGCATATTCTGAATGTGAAAACAGTGCTGCTATTATTTCAGTTCAGAATACATGGCTTTCACAACAAAGGGAGGCCCCTAAGGCTCTGGCAGAAGTAAAAG TAGGTACAGGAGAAAACAAGTCATCAAGGACTGAGGTGGAGGGGTCTTCTGATTCTGAGGATGGTCTTCCCCCACTCGAAAGGAATATGAATCATTTGAACTTTGAGGATACTGACGAAGAAAGTGATTGA